One Ureaplasma urealyticum serovar 8 str. ATCC 27618 genomic window carries:
- a CDS encoding Tex-like N-terminal domain-containing protein has product MIDLIIKTLVQKLKIEAKYITNVLDLLADNNTIAFIARYRKHLTNNMDEFQIQAIAHEYEYLTKLNKRKEAIIKNLEQKGLLTDDLLESINNCQRLVDLENLYEPYASNKKTKASMAIEKGLEPLALLILKNNPNCNIKEVAKQYLNEQVLSVDEAIAGACDIIAQKVANDATLRQMLYETISKHAKLITKINKIANDPTENFALYYEFSCPIKYLKAYQLMAIDRANELKIITFKLDFKKEFLIDFAINKYTRKNKSDSYDYIKLAVNDGFDRLLIPSVSNAVYKEKLDEAHQQSAQIFSDNLQQLLLQKPLKDHVVLGFDPGYAHGCKLAVVDKNNQLLHTDIIYPHKPQELIEQAKNTLISLINKYQINTIAIGNGTASNESVIFISDLIKEFKLNINYCVISEDGASIYSASLIAIEEFPNLSVEKRSAISIARRIIDPLGELIKIDPKSIGVGQYQHDINKNILEQKVDFCIDYCVNQVGVDVNTASIPLLSKVSGLNKRSAKKIFEYVKEHQSIKSREQLKTIPYVTDKVFEQAAGFLRINNSLNFLDKTSIHPESYAIVNQLCEYIKLPINDLINNHQVLNQLNPNDLTNVLKTDVYTIENIINNLKNPLQDVRDDYDIPILRSQMVDINDLKVGMLVQGTIRNQTQFGSFVDIGLKNDALLHISHYSEQDNLHVNKNINAYIDKIDTIAQKISLKLRP; this is encoded by the coding sequence ATGATTGATTTAATTATTAAAACACTAGTTCAAAAATTAAAAATTGAAGCAAAATATATAACAAATGTTTTGGATTTGTTAGCTGATAATAATACTATCGCTTTTATTGCTCGATATCGTAAGCATTTAACTAATAATATGGATGAATTTCAAATTCAAGCAATTGCTCATGAATATGAATATCTTACAAAATTAAATAAGCGTAAAGAAGCAATTATTAAAAATTTAGAACAAAAAGGTTTATTAACTGATGACTTATTAGAATCAATTAATAATTGCCAACGCCTTGTTGATCTTGAAAATCTTTATGAACCTTATGCTTCAAATAAGAAAACAAAAGCATCAATGGCGATTGAAAAAGGACTAGAACCATTAGCATTATTAATCTTAAAAAATAATCCTAATTGTAATATTAAAGAAGTTGCCAAACAATATTTAAATGAACAAGTTTTAAGTGTTGATGAAGCTATTGCTGGAGCTTGTGATATTATTGCCCAAAAAGTTGCTAATGATGCAACTTTAAGACAAATGCTTTATGAAACAATTAGCAAACACGCTAAATTGATTACAAAAATTAATAAAATAGCAAATGACCCAACCGAAAACTTTGCTTTATATTATGAGTTTAGTTGCCCAATTAAATATTTAAAAGCATATCAACTAATGGCTATTGATCGAGCCAATGAATTAAAAATCATTACATTTAAACTTGATTTTAAAAAAGAATTTCTTATTGATTTTGCTATCAATAAATATACTAGAAAAAATAAAAGTGACAGTTATGATTACATTAAATTAGCTGTTAATGATGGCTTTGATCGTTTATTAATTCCTTCAGTTTCAAATGCTGTTTATAAAGAAAAATTAGATGAAGCTCACCAACAATCAGCACAGATTTTTAGTGATAATTTACAGCAATTATTATTGCAAAAACCTTTAAAAGACCACGTTGTTTTAGGATTTGATCCAGGCTATGCACACGGTTGTAAATTAGCAGTTGTTGATAAAAATAATCAATTATTACACACTGATATTATTTATCCTCACAAACCTCAAGAATTAATTGAACAAGCCAAAAATACGTTAATATCTTTGATTAATAAATATCAAATTAATACAATAGCAATTGGCAATGGAACAGCATCAAATGAAAGTGTCATTTTTATTAGTGATCTAATTAAAGAATTTAAATTAAATATTAATTATTGTGTAATTAGTGAAGATGGCGCTTCAATTTATTCAGCATCATTAATTGCAATCGAAGAATTCCCTAATTTAAGTGTTGAAAAACGTTCAGCAATTAGTATTGCACGAAGAATTATTGATCCTTTAGGTGAGTTAATAAAAATTGACCCAAAAAGTATTGGTGTAGGTCAATACCAACACGATATTAACAAAAACATTCTTGAACAAAAAGTTGATTTTTGTATTGATTATTGCGTTAATCAAGTTGGTGTTGATGTTAATACTGCTTCTATACCTTTATTATCTAAAGTATCAGGTTTAAATAAAAGAAGTGCTAAAAAGATTTTTGAATATGTTAAAGAACATCAATCTATTAAAAGCCGTGAACAATTAAAAACTATTCCTTATGTTACTGATAAAGTTTTTGAACAAGCAGCAGGATTTTTAAGAATTAATAATAGCTTAAATTTTTTAGATAAAACAAGCATTCATCCAGAATCATATGCAATTGTTAACCAATTATGTGAATATATTAAATTACCAATTAATGATTTGATAAACAATCATCAAGTTTTAAATCAACTAAATCCAAACGATTTAACCAATGTTTTAAAAACAGATGTTTATACTATTGAAAATATTATTAATAATTTAAAAAATCCTTTACAAGATGTTCGTGATGATTATGATATTCCTATTTTACGTTCACAAATGGTTGATATTAATGATTTAAAAGTAGGAATGTTAGTTCAAGGAACAATTCGTAACCAAACCCAATTTGGTAGTTTTGTTGATATTGGTTTAAAAAATGACGCATTATTACATATTTCACACTATAGTGAACAAGATAATTTGCATGTTAATAAAAATATTAATGCTTATATTGATAAAATAGATACAATTGCTCAAAAAATTTCATTAAAGTTAAGACCATAG
- a CDS encoding MAG2960 family serine endopeptidase lipoprotein: MNLKAKRFLKVITIISPIIIIPTIIASCAQTNSSTPNNPVKTPKSSVEVVNINPYKTKQMLASNINKEQINAYFIFVFNLIKEDQKIEEKILEKNDYEIINWAGNDNDGTLSINVLIKATKQSYLISTQAVFLTNKQNSYLQELKYKTPAVYSIDDILKLSNDPYNLIYNNPYYQEQLLRAKVYFNQNEANIADSKLYMNKIGYSEFGDDVQKRLENAFKVRYDEQNIYQINSPQILVKETKTVTSYTDEQTNNSYSINVELIKKLIQINPFGKLPTNFAQLVNLIKKEEYPKFLTITKNEPINNVVVKDIYYRIIDRYAKLEFILEIYNQKTKQTVYLSANFNQKNSQLLKNEDYFQYIFDRTISLNLLTTKDGKNVELNSGTGWIVDRIVDDSLPKNKIKLLVATNNHVMSWSNLAISKDNKTKSRWFSKQEYANYLENNAGLISSNIYEDKDRYQYLLWGTAPLKSPVSNKYNSLSGISFSNLAKVYNITSQNFVNRAWYLPQLSANGIKINEELKTWYQVNQEGIKSIKNGTLDFALVPMVFDIEDIKEKLPNYYKVLNTKDEANWYIGLGNSKKYLPQLQLFSGGYPGDRNFNSSAIVSWRGSKSYGSLIQAFDREIKNESILDYYGPKQINNIDGYQKIGEGYLNKLFNVGTRVITSDEIGDLGSGSSGSMIIDSNFNLVGIHFASLNSRAYGAPNDSMIGNLFVAQSQDLSGDIDVRAAVIKKLKAENIYTYKLNPKVSS, encoded by the coding sequence ATGAATCTAAAAGCAAAGCGTTTTCTAAAAGTTATAACTATTATTTCCCCAATTATTATAATTCCAACAATTATAGCTAGTTGTGCTCAAACCAATTCAAGTACACCAAATAATCCTGTCAAAACACCAAAAAGTAGTGTAGAAGTTGTTAATATTAATCCTTATAAAACAAAACAAATGTTAGCTTCAAATATTAATAAAGAACAAATAAATGCGTATTTTATCTTTGTTTTTAATTTAATTAAAGAAGATCAAAAAATTGAAGAAAAAATCTTAGAAAAAAATGATTATGAAATTATTAATTGAGCTGGTAATGATAATGATGGAACTCTAAGTATTAATGTTTTAATTAAAGCTACTAAACAAAGTTATTTAATTAGTACTCAAGCTGTTTTTTTAACAAATAAACAAAATAGTTATTTACAAGAATTAAAGTATAAAACTCCTGCTGTTTATAGTATTGATGATATTTTAAAATTATCAAATGATCCTTATAACTTAATTTATAATAATCCATACTACCAAGAACAATTATTACGTGCAAAAGTTTATTTTAATCAAAATGAAGCTAATATTGCTGATTCTAAACTTTATATGAATAAAATTGGTTATTCAGAGTTTGGTGATGATGTTCAAAAAAGATTAGAAAATGCTTTTAAAGTTCGTTATGATGAACAAAATATTTATCAAATTAATTCTCCCCAAATTTTAGTTAAAGAAACAAAAACAGTTACATCCTATACTGATGAACAAACAAACAATAGTTATAGTATTAATGTGGAATTAATTAAAAAACTAATTCAAATTAATCCTTTTGGCAAACTTCCTACAAATTTTGCTCAACTAGTTAATTTAATTAAAAAAGAAGAATATCCTAAATTTTTAACAATTACTAAAAATGAACCCATTAATAATGTTGTTGTTAAAGATATTTACTATCGAATTATTGATCGATATGCAAAATTAGAATTTATTTTAGAAATTTATAACCAAAAAACAAAACAAACAGTTTATTTAAGTGCTAATTTTAATCAAAAAAATTCACAATTGTTAAAAAATGAAGATTATTTCCAATATATTTTTGATCGTACTATTTCACTAAATTTATTAACAACAAAAGATGGTAAAAATGTTGAATTAAATTCTGGAACTGGTTGAATTGTTGATCGTATTGTTGATGATAGTTTACCTAAAAACAAAATTAAATTACTTGTAGCAACGAATAACCACGTTATGAGTTGATCAAATTTAGCAATTTCAAAAGATAATAAGACTAAATCACGTTGATTTAGTAAACAAGAATATGCTAATTATTTAGAAAATAATGCAGGATTAATATCATCAAACATTTATGAAGATAAGGATCGTTATCAATACTTGCTATGAGGCACTGCTCCTTTAAAATCACCTGTAAGCAATAAATATAATTCATTAAGTGGGATTAGTTTTTCAAATCTAGCTAAAGTTTATAATATTACAAGTCAAAATTTTGTTAATCGTGCATGATATCTTCCACAATTAAGTGCTAATGGTATAAAAATTAATGAAGAATTAAAAACTTGATACCAAGTTAACCAAGAAGGTATTAAATCAATTAAGAATGGTACACTAGATTTTGCTTTAGTACCAATGGTTTTTGATATTGAAGATATTAAAGAAAAATTACCAAACTATTATAAAGTTTTAAATACAAAAGATGAAGCTAACTGATATATCGGTTTAGGTAATTCTAAAAAATACTTACCACAACTGCAATTGTTTAGTGGTGGATATCCAGGTGATCGTAATTTTAATAGTTCAGCGATTGTTTCATGACGCGGTTCTAAATCTTATGGTTCACTAATTCAAGCATTTGATCGTGAAATTAAAAATGAATCAATTTTAGATTATTATGGTCCAAAGCAAATTAATAATATTGATGGTTATCAAAAGATTGGCGAAGGTTATTTAAATAAATTATTTAATGTTGGAACACGAGTTATTACCTCTGATGAAATAGGTGATTTGGGTTCTGGTTCATCTGGTTCAATGATTATTGATTCTAACTTTAATTTAGTTGGTATTCATTTTGCTTCTTTAAATTCGCGTGCTTATGGTGCACCAAATGATTCAATGATTGGTAATTTATTTGTTGCTCAATCTCAAGATTTAAGTGGTGATATTGATGTAAGAGCTGCGGTAATAAAAAAATTAAAAGCTGAAAATATTTACACTTATAAACTGAACCCTAAAGTTAGTTCTTAA
- a CDS encoding putative cysteine peptidase: MYNELFKSSGIFTDEEFNRYFNINEGETVEESSPTFKDQLVNYEENSLVYKLWDINWRWPNLALPRYYDYPVQKFLENKDAKNNYEVEYKLGSYYWETIKNINDNNPVIVSTTKTMHAFVVYGYDESTQMLLINWLWGDSRAITLVNYWKLAASGSILKLFYTLKPKKNIKPNLKKVFNYKGQYYDGNEMTEIYNSLQKGNIYP; the protein is encoded by the coding sequence TTATATAATGAATTATTTAAATCATCTGGTATTTTTACAGACGAAGAATTTAATAGATATTTTAATATAAATGAAGGTGAAACAGTAGAGGAAAGTTCGCCAACATTTAAAGACCAATTGGTTAATTATGAAGAAAATTCTTTGGTGTATAAATTATGAGATATAAATTGACGTTGGCCTAATTTAGCTCTCCCAAGATATTATGATTATCCCGTTCAAAAATTTTTAGAAAATAAAGATGCAAAAAATAATTATGAAGTGGAATATAAATTAGGTTCTTATTATTGAGAAACTATCAAAAATATTAATGATAATAATCCAGTTATTGTTAGCACCACAAAAACTATGCATGCATTTGTTGTTTATGGTTATGATGAATCAACTCAAATGTTATTAATTAATTGACTTTGAGGTGATTCGAGAGCTATAACACTTGTAAATTATTGAAAGCTAGCTGCTTCTGGTTCTATATTAAAATTATTTTATACCTTAAAACCAAAGAAAAATATTAAACCAAATTTAAAAAAAGTTTTTAATTATAAAGGACAATACTACGATGGAAATGAAATGACAGAAATCTACAATTCATTACAAAAGGGAAACATTTACCCATAA
- a CDS encoding Panacea domain-containing protein yields MKEITPLIVANWFLTKESMTLKKVQKLVYYAYSWYLTLMNEKVDDLKNKLFDEKIKAWVHGPAIPMLYNEFKEYKYNSIPKINDFNEQEYFNLDTIDILNQVWDEYGHYSANQLESITHQEDPWIKARKGFEPLDSCNAVISDKEIFSYYIKQMKNN; encoded by the coding sequence ATGAAAGAAATAACACCATTAATTGTTGCTAATTGATTTTTAACAAAAGAATCAATGACTCTCAAAAAAGTTCAAAAATTAGTGTATTATGCATATTCATGATACCTAACTTTAATGAATGAAAAAGTTGATGATTTAAAAAATAAATTATTTGATGAAAAAATCAAAGCTTGAGTTCATGGACCAGCTATTCCTATGCTTTATAATGAATTCAAAGAATATAAATATAATAGTATTCCTAAAATAAATGATTTTAATGAACAAGAATATTTTAATTTAGATACTATTGATATATTGAATCAAGTTTGAGATGAATATGGTCATTATAGTGCTAATCAATTAGAAAGTATTACACATCAAGAAGACCCATGAATTAAAGCTCGCAAAGGGTTTGAACCACTAGATAGTTGTAATGCAGTAATAAGCGATAAAGAAATATTTAGTTATTATATAAAACAAATGAAGAATAATTAA
- a CDS encoding type I restriction-modification system subunit M → MENNKQTKINIDDIANDLWASCDELRGNISSEQYMHIIIGIIFLKTISDKYNYAINALKDKYKDKFNDSIKNDSDLISEFFPLGLIVPDEAHWNYISGFTTDSSIGEKIDQAFLKIENQNPRLKGLFNKQYNSPELDKTRLGNVVRKFNDYDFSQFNEDLVGRIYEYFLGEFFRKQGQKGGEFYTPKTVVELLIDILDPNDNIKMYDPACGTGGMFVQARNYLHEQNKDYNKLVIYGQEYQSQTWKLAKINLLLNGFNENDIHLGRGSEDTFKEDLHKGQKFDIIVANPPFNLKKWYREELLNDERFSWGMPPENNANYAWLLHIISKLNSRGKAGVILANGSLSSSNKEESLLRKKMIEENIVDAIISLPDKLFYTTQISASIWFFNKNKENENVLFIEASKMGELKTKKLRFLTKDDISKIKNVYDKHEQGEDVNVVGFAKTCTIDEIIENDYSLVPGRYVGFEQEVIDHEQLNHEIKGLQEELSVLFDELEDLIPQAKESIKKVLEK, encoded by the coding sequence ATGGAAAATAATAAACAAACAAAAATCAATATCGATGATATTGCTAATGATTTATGAGCATCATGTGATGAGTTAAGAGGTAATATTTCATCAGAACAATACATGCATATTATTATTGGAATCATTTTTTTAAAAACTATTTCTGATAAATACAATTATGCGATTAATGCTTTAAAAGATAAATACAAAGACAAATTTAATGATTCTATAAAAAACGACAGCGATTTAATTAGTGAATTTTTTCCATTAGGTTTAATTGTTCCAGATGAAGCACATTGAAACTATATTTCAGGGTTTACAACTGATAGTTCAATTGGTGAAAAGATTGATCAAGCATTTCTTAAAATTGAAAATCAAAACCCAAGACTAAAGGGATTATTTAATAAACAATACAATAGTCCAGAATTAGATAAAACACGTTTAGGAAATGTGGTACGTAAATTCAATGATTATGATTTTTCACAATTCAATGAGGATTTAGTAGGAAGAATTTATGAATATTTTTTAGGAGAATTCTTTCGTAAACAAGGTCAAAAAGGTGGAGAATTCTACACACCAAAAACAGTTGTAGAATTATTAATTGATATTTTAGATCCAAATGATAATATTAAAATGTATGATCCTGCTTGTGGAACAGGGGGTATGTTTGTTCAAGCGCGTAATTACTTACATGAACAAAACAAAGATTATAATAAATTAGTTATTTATGGCCAAGAATACCAATCACAAACCTGAAAATTAGCTAAAATTAATCTTTTATTAAATGGTTTTAATGAAAATGATATTCATTTAGGACGTGGATCAGAAGATACTTTTAAAGAAGATTTACATAAAGGTCAAAAGTTTGATATTATTGTTGCTAACCCACCTTTTAACTTAAAAAAATGATATCGTGAAGAATTATTAAACGATGAACGTTTTAGCTGAGGAATGCCACCAGAAAATAATGCAAACTATGCTTGATTATTACATATTATTTCTAAATTAAATTCACGTGGTAAAGCTGGTGTAATTTTAGCTAATGGTTCATTATCTTCATCTAATAAAGAAGAATCATTATTACGTAAAAAAATGATTGAAGAAAACATTGTTGATGCAATCATTAGTTTGCCAGATAAATTATTTTATACAACACAAATTTCTGCATCAATTTGATTCTTTAATAAAAATAAAGAAAATGAAAATGTTTTATTTATTGAAGCAAGCAAAATGGGCGAGTTAAAAACTAAAAAATTACGTTTTTTAACTAAAGATGACATTTCAAAAATTAAGAATGTTTATGATAAACATGAACAAGGTGAAGATGTTAATGTTGTAGGATTTGCTAAAACTTGTACAATTGATGAAATTATTGAAAATGATTATTCACTAGTTCCTGGACGTTATGTAGGTTTTGAACAAGAAGTGATTGATCATGAACAATTAAATCACGAAATCAAAGGATTACAAGAAGAATTATCAGTTTTATTTGATGAACTTGAAGATTTAATTCCTCAAGCCAAAGAATCAATTAAAAAGGTATTAGAAAAATAG
- a CDS encoding type I restriction endonuclease subunit R: MSDSNISYDEKYLEEQVIEKIKALDYEYIDPRSFLEQRDSKQEIIDWKKLDEAIRRINKKIEDYEVNDIINKIQNELNNANLLDRNKKLLSFMVHGISIWNQKEEINKTRKIIDLDRINNNDFVVTNQLIVRSTHPEWENQIPDIVIYINGLPVVIIELKTMKSSNDILLEAGAQIQRYVDFIQDIFSFNLFSIISNGAISKIGTFPKKDDDFEIWRNEQFSSDIFDTIKFLLAPKNLFDLLRNFIFFTNKGNKIFPKYYQYFGIRKGISSIQKAWDENQQKAGIIWHTQGSGKSLSMVMLVSNLKKCLDLKRLTALVITDRKDLDGQLFNTFSICEDYLHQTPYQISSCEDLKKSLQDVKQDGVYFSTIQKFNDEIELSDRKDILIISDEAHRSHNNYLAIDENNEENNSNKPYSYLLRKAFPNAIFIGFTGTPIENKDVSTSEIFGDVIHKYTLSQATEDKSIVPINYENAQVEFKLDEEKLKLIDEQNEKENQEIKNNHKKDANDIIVKKDIKKIEEILQILQSDERIKIIVKHFIKHYEARRGVLKDKAMFVAMNRLCAEKYYHEILRNRPDWVNKIKLVITPNKKDSPELTKIIGSEQDRKNVINQFKDPNSEIKILIVVDMLLTGYDVPSLDVIYFDRVLKMHNLMQAMARVNRKYIDKDNPNIKKEAGLVVDYIGIFKRIQEALKFYWDGNQTKNKFKFEEKYQNVDDILANYNDALKNVYDKYFSDLNVAKLIDEKNYLALVDEVFNKSLTAEFIHDVKNIRVAYKMVISTLSEEIIERSNLLFATAAYIKNTNDGNVDYDEYNKALRESLKDSVAFFDIKEPEHKQIHKLVDIESFVSNIKKNEDMGNQQKKQMLFNRFLNKIKNSVNISIIAKTKLSQKLEMVFERFKMDSLSYEEFIQYIFNEFGDDLINDEIENNEEKFYVKMFVDAVRLNEDQSDEEIESIAYEIYDAITMQGKRLIEKSWLHSEANRKDVRRIIKEVLIFKNYPPENREKTSYDIVEQIEEILDNRGN, encoded by the coding sequence ATGTCTGATTCAAATATTTCTTATGATGAAAAATATTTAGAAGAACAAGTTATTGAAAAAATTAAAGCATTAGATTATGAATATATTGATCCAAGAAGTTTCTTAGAACAACGTGATTCAAAACAAGAAATTATTGATTGAAAAAAATTAGATGAAGCAATTAGACGAATTAATAAAAAAATCGAAGATTATGAAGTCAACGATATCATTAATAAAATTCAAAACGAATTAAATAATGCTAACTTATTAGATCGTAACAAAAAATTACTTAGTTTTATGGTTCATGGTATTTCAATTTGAAATCAAAAAGAAGAAATTAATAAAACAAGAAAAATTATTGATTTAGATAGAATCAATAATAATGATTTTGTTGTTACCAATCAATTAATTGTGCGTTCAACCCATCCTGAATGAGAAAATCAAATTCCTGATATTGTTATTTATATTAATGGACTACCAGTTGTTATTATTGAACTAAAAACAATGAAATCATCAAATGATATCTTATTAGAAGCTGGCGCTCAAATCCAACGTTATGTTGATTTTATTCAAGATATTTTTTCTTTTAATTTATTTTCAATTATTTCTAACGGGGCAATTTCAAAAATTGGTACTTTTCCTAAAAAAGATGATGATTTTGAAATTTGAAGAAATGAACAGTTTTCTTCAGATATTTTTGATACGATTAAATTTTTATTAGCACCAAAAAACTTATTTGATCTATTGCGTAATTTTATCTTTTTTACTAACAAAGGTAATAAAATATTTCCTAAATATTACCAATATTTTGGCATTAGAAAAGGGATTAGTAGTATTCAAAAAGCATGAGATGAAAACCAACAAAAAGCAGGAATTATTTGACATACTCAAGGTTCTGGTAAATCATTATCAATGGTGATGTTGGTTAGTAATTTAAAAAAATGTTTAGATTTAAAACGTTTAACAGCTTTAGTTATTACTGATCGTAAAGATTTAGATGGTCAACTTTTTAATACATTTAGTATTTGTGAAGATTATTTACACCAAACTCCTTATCAAATATCAAGTTGTGAGGATTTAAAAAAATCATTGCAAGATGTTAAACAAGATGGTGTTTATTTTTCAACAATTCAAAAATTTAATGATGAAATTGAATTAAGCGATCGTAAAGATATTTTAATCATTAGCGATGAAGCTCATCGTTCACATAATAATTACTTAGCAATTGATGAAAACAATGAAGAAAATAATAGTAATAAACCATATTCTTACTTATTAAGAAAAGCCTTTCCTAATGCAATATTTATTGGATTTACTGGAACGCCAATTGAGAATAAAGATGTTAGTACATCAGAAATTTTTGGTGATGTAATTCATAAATATACACTATCTCAAGCTACAGAGGATAAATCAATTGTTCCTATCAATTATGAAAATGCTCAAGTTGAATTTAAATTAGATGAAGAAAAACTAAAATTAATTGATGAGCAAAACGAAAAAGAAAATCAAGAAATTAAAAATAATCATAAAAAAGATGCTAATGATATTATTGTCAAAAAAGATATTAAAAAAATTGAAGAAATCTTACAAATTCTTCAATCTGATGAACGAATTAAAATCATTGTTAAACATTTTATTAAACACTATGAAGCACGAAGAGGCGTTTTAAAAGATAAAGCAATGTTTGTAGCCATGAATCGATTATGTGCTGAAAAGTATTATCATGAAATATTAAGAAATAGACCTGATTGAGTTAATAAAATCAAGTTAGTTATTACACCTAATAAAAAAGACTCACCAGAATTAACAAAAATTATTGGATCAGAACAAGATCGTAAGAATGTGATTAATCAATTTAAAGATCCAAATTCTGAAATTAAAATTCTAATTGTTGTTGATATGTTATTAACAGGTTATGATGTACCATCGCTTGATGTAATTTATTTTGATCGTGTTTTAAAGATGCATAATTTAATGCAAGCTATGGCACGTGTTAATCGAAAATATATTGATAAAGATAATCCTAACATTAAAAAAGAAGCGGGACTTGTAGTTGACTATATTGGAATTTTTAAAAGAATTCAAGAAGCATTAAAATTTTATTGAGATGGCAATCAAACAAAAAATAAATTTAAATTTGAAGAAAAATATCAAAATGTTGATGATATCTTAGCAAATTATAATGATGCTTTAAAAAATGTTTATGATAAATATTTTAGTGATTTAAATGTGGCAAAATTAATCGATGAAAAAAATTATTTAGCTTTAGTAGACGAAGTTTTCAACAAGTCATTAACTGCCGAATTTATTCATGATGTTAAAAACATTAGAGTTGCTTATAAAATGGTTATTTCAACACTTAGTGAAGAAATTATTGAACGTTCAAATTTATTATTTGCAACGGCTGCATATATTAAAAACACGAATGATGGTAATGTTGATTATGATGAATACAACAAGGCTTTACGTGAATCACTAAAAGATTCAGTTGCTTTTTTTGATATTAAAGAACCCGAACACAAACAAATTCATAAACTAGTTGATATTGAAAGCTTTGTTTCAAATATCAAAAAGAATGAAGATATGGGAAATCAACAAAAGAAACAAATGTTATTTAATCGTTTTTTAAATAAAATTAAAAATAGTGTAAATATTTCAATTATTGCTAAAACAAAACTATCACAAAAACTTGAAATGGTTTTCGAACGCTTTAAAATGGATAGTTTATCATATGAAGAATTTATTCAATATATTTTTAACGAATTTGGTGATGATTTAATCAATGATGAGATTGAAAATAATGAAGAAAAATTCTATGTAAAAATGTTTGTTGATGCAGTTCGTTTAAACGAGGATCAATCGGATGAAGAAATTGAATCTATTGCTTATGAGATTTATGATGCAATCACAATGCAAGGAAAGCGTTTAATTGAAAAAAGTTGATTACATAGTGAGGCTAATCGTAAGGATGTACGTCGTATTATAAAAGAAGTATTGATATTTAAAAATTATCCACCTGAAAATCGTGAAAAAACATCATATGATATAGTTGAACAAATTGAAGAAATATTAGATAATAGAGGAAATTAA